From Maylandia zebra isolate NMK-2024a linkage group LG11, Mzebra_GT3a, whole genome shotgun sequence, one genomic window encodes:
- the LOC101473169 gene encoding rano class II histocompatibility antigen, A beta chain, translating into MIQSLYSYLPDSMSHTHSFLPFFVLLLVFSTEGALFGYYVAHCQFTSPDGHDAMYVEQFYFNKVLECQYNSSVGKVVGYTKNGIKVADKLNGDQGFMKHEVWKSNLCKRNVPLIYDELQNSVEPYVWLRSVDAADSRHPSMLVCSAYNFYPKQIKLTWLRDGKQTTTDVTSTEELPNGNWLYQIHSYLEYTPTPEEKISCMVEHASLMKPLIYDWEPSPDSGRDKIAVGAAGLLLGLVFSVAGLIYYKKKSSGRVMVSTTEVLYPDDTL; encoded by the exons ATGATTCAGTCACTCTACTCTTATTTACCAGACAGCATGTCTCATACTCAcagttttcttcctttctttgtgCTTTTGCTCGTCTTTTCCACAGAAG GCGCTCTCTTTGGATATTATGTGGCTCATTGCCAGTTTACTTCCCCTGACGGCCACGATGCCATGTACGTGGAGCAGTTTTACTTTAATAAGGTGCTAGAATGCCAATACAACAGCAGTGTGGGGAAAGTAGTCGGTTACACAAAGAACGGAATAAAAGTTGCAGATAAGCTCAACGGTGACCAGGGCTTTATGAAACATGAGGTATGGAAATCAAACCTTTGCAAAAGAAATGTCCCACTGATTTATGATGAGCTCCAGAATTCAG TCGAGCCCTACGTTTGGCTGAGGTCTGTGGATGCAGCAGACAGCAGACATCCAAGCATGCTCGTCTGCAGCGCGTACAACTTTTACCCAAAACAAATCAAACTAACGTGGCTCAGAGACGGAAAGCAGACAACAACTGATGTGACTTCCACTGAGGAGCTGCCAAATGGAAACTGGCTCTACCAGATCCATTCCTACTTGGAGTATACACCCACACCTGAGGAAAAAATCTCATGCATGGTGGAGCATGCAAGCCTCATGAAGCCCCTGATATATGACTGGG AACCATCGCCTGACTCAGGGAGAGATAAGATTGCTGTTGGTGCAGCAGGGCTGCTGCTGGGTTTGGTGTTTTCAGTTGCTGGGCTCATTTACTACAAGAAGAAATCCAGTG GGCGGGTCATGGTGTCAACAACCGAG gTTTTATACCCCGATGACACACTTTGA
- the LOC143412451 gene encoding rano class II histocompatibility antigen, A beta chain-like, whose amino-acid sequence MIQSLYSYLPDSMSHTHSFLPFFVLLLVFSTEGALFGYYVAHCQFTSPDGHDAMYVEQFYFNKVLECQYNSSVGKVVGYTKNGIEFADKLNGDQGFMKHEVWKSNLCKRNVPLIYDELQNSVEPYVWLRSVDAADSRHPSMLVCSAYNFYPKQIKLTWLRDGKQTTTDVTSIEELPNGNWLYQIHSYLEYTPTPEEKISCMVEHASLMKPLIYDWEPSPDSGRDKIAVGAAGLLLGLVFSFAGLIYYKKKSSGRVMVSTTEVLYPDDTL is encoded by the exons ATGATTCAGTCACTCTACTCTTATTTACCAGACAGCATGTCTCATACTCAcagttttcttcctttctttgtgCTTTTGCTCGTCTTTTCCACAGAAG GCGCTCTCTTTGGATATTATGTGGCTCATTGCCAGTTTACTTCCCCTGACGGCCACGATGCCATGTACGTGGAGCAGTTTTACTTTAATAAGGTGCTAGAATGCCAATACAACAGCAGTGTGGGGAAAGTAGTCGGTTACACAAAGAACGGAATAGAATTTGCAGATAAGCTCAACGGTGACCAGGGCTTTATGAAACATGAGGTATGGAAATCAAACCTTTGCAAAAGAAATGTCCCACTGATTTATGATGAGCTCCAGAATTCAG TCGAGCCCTACGTTTGGCTGAGGTCTGTGGATGCAGCAGACAGCAGACATCCAAGCATGCTCGTCTGCAGCGCGTACAACTTTTACCCAAAACAAATCAAACTAACGTGGCTCAGAGACGGAAAGCAGACAACAACTGATGTGACTTCCATTGAGGAGCTGCCAAATGGAAACTGGCTCTACCAGATCCATTCCTACTTGGAGTATACACCCACACCTGAGGAAAAAATCTCATGCATGGTGGAGCATGCAAGCCTCATGAAGCCCCTGATATATGACTGGG AACCATCGCCTGACTCAGGGAGAGATAAGATTGCTGTTGGTGCAGCAGGGCTGCTGCTGGGTTTGGTGTTTTCATTTGCTGGGCTCATTTACTACAAGAAGAAATCCAGTG GGCGGGTCATGGTGTCAACAACCGAG gTTTTATACCCCGATGACACACTTTGA
- the LOC101473466 gene encoding H-2 class II histocompatibility antigen, A-U alpha chain isoform X1 — MSHHTTDMKHAPLLILILNNFCVFSQIPHEMTYVVGCFVQGLTEVQFEFDGEEFLYADFPKKEIVYTVPNFIFPDPSHVLVGLSILEDALDNRKWCLLITKIAEMEEKYVPEEKDPPEIVLFSSDKVELGVENSLICFVNHFYPPSINVTWTKNGHPATGVSLSRYFPNKDQTFHQFSTLTFTPSEGDFYSCTVEHSALETPKTRIWEAEVMNSDQSLGPAIFCGVGLSLGLLGVTVGVFFFVKGHQRQ; from the exons ATGTCACATCACACAACAGATATGAAGCACGCTCCTCTCTTAATCCTCATACTCAACAACTTCTGTGTCTTCTCACAGA ttcccCATGAAATGACCTACGTAGTGGGCTGTTTCGTCCAAGGCCTGACAGAGGTTCAGTTTGAGTTTGATGGCGAAGAGTTTTTATATGCCGATTTCCCAAAAAAAGAGATTGTCTACACCGTTCCCAATTTTATTTTTCCCGATCCGAGTCATGTTTTGGTGGGTTTGAGTATCCTTGAAGATGCTTTGGACAACAGGAAATGGTGTTTACTAATTACAAAAATTGCTGAAATGGAAGAGAAGTATGTGCCAGAAGAAAAAG ACCCTCCAGAGATCGTCCTCTTCTCTTCTGACAAAGTTGAGCTGGGAGTAGAAAACAGCCTGATCTGCTTTGTGAATCACTTCTACCCACCTTCCATCAATGTTACTTGGACCAAAAATGGCCATCCGGCCACGGGGGTGTCACTCAGTCGATATTTCCCTAATAAAGATCAAACCTTCCACCAGTTTTCCACTCTGACATTCACACCAAGTGAAGGAGACTTTtacagctgcactgtggagcaCTCGGCACTGGAGACACCCAAAACAAGAATCTGGG AAGCTGAGGTCATGAACAGTGATCAAAGTCTTGGACCAGCTATTTTCTGTGGAGTGGGATTGAGTCTGGGCTTACTGGGAGTCACAGTCGGAGTATTTTTCTTTGTAAAGGGACACCAACGACAGTAA
- the LOC101473466 gene encoding rano class II histocompatibility antigen, B alpha chain isoform X2, with protein MTYVVGCFVQGLTEVQFEFDGEEFLYADFPKKEIVYTVPNFIFPDPSHVLVGLSILEDALDNRKWCLLITKIAEMEEKYVPEEKDPPEIVLFSSDKVELGVENSLICFVNHFYPPSINVTWTKNGHPATGVSLSRYFPNKDQTFHQFSTLTFTPSEGDFYSCTVEHSALETPKTRIWEAEVMNSDQSLGPAIFCGVGLSLGLLGVTVGVFFFVKGHQRQ; from the exons ATGACCTACGTAGTGGGCTGTTTCGTCCAAGGCCTGACAGAGGTTCAGTTTGAGTTTGATGGCGAAGAGTTTTTATATGCCGATTTCCCAAAAAAAGAGATTGTCTACACCGTTCCCAATTTTATTTTTCCCGATCCGAGTCATGTTTTGGTGGGTTTGAGTATCCTTGAAGATGCTTTGGACAACAGGAAATGGTGTTTACTAATTACAAAAATTGCTGAAATGGAAGAGAAGTATGTGCCAGAAGAAAAAG ACCCTCCAGAGATCGTCCTCTTCTCTTCTGACAAAGTTGAGCTGGGAGTAGAAAACAGCCTGATCTGCTTTGTGAATCACTTCTACCCACCTTCCATCAATGTTACTTGGACCAAAAATGGCCATCCGGCCACGGGGGTGTCACTCAGTCGATATTTCCCTAATAAAGATCAAACCTTCCACCAGTTTTCCACTCTGACATTCACACCAAGTGAAGGAGACTTTtacagctgcactgtggagcaCTCGGCACTGGAGACACCCAAAACAAGAATCTGGG AAGCTGAGGTCATGAACAGTGATCAAAGTCTTGGACCAGCTATTTTCTGTGGAGTGGGATTGAGTCTGGGCTTACTGGGAGTCACAGTCGGAGTATTTTTCTTTGTAAAGGGACACCAACGACAGTAA